The genomic window GTAAATTGAAAGAACTTGTACACGCACAGTTATGTATGGATAGATATATCTGGTATTTTGTCCTACAgaggtaagtaaaaaaaacaatatatttttatttacagcatttttattcaaataaatttaaaatcataaataaatatttctttattatttgtttagctGTAAAAGCAATTGCTGTTGCTGTAAGTTAATTTGTTCTTCTCTCAGTTGATACACTTTTAAAGTCGATTCAATTGTAGCATCCGAATAGCGACAATTGCTAGCACCACAGGTACAAGTAAatgatttacatttaattatccaaaatttttcaccgtAATCGAACCTGCAAGGTAAGAAtaatattaactaaattaataatattagtcatatttttagcacaaatgttaaatataaagaaaatacaatGAACGGAGATCCAAACCACGTTCTGTAAGATTGCACACCAGCAATATAATTAACTGTCACTAAATCAGGGCTGGCGAACCAATGACACGTGACACATTATTTTGAGCATGCCATCGTTCACAAAGTTCACTATGAAGTATTACTGTACGAACGAACGCGAGAGAGTCTACATTATCTATAAAAcagcattttaaaacaaatcacaAATCCGTTGGTCAAAAAAGCGAACCAGAGCAAAAGGAATTAATTACAAGTACAATGAATGACAGAAGTAAACAGTCAGCGTCTATGATTAAATATGTTGTCAAAAATTGTCTTACGAGTGCAGAAAAACATAGTATATCTTTTCAAGAGGGGGAGTTTTTGAAAGAAGCCTAGTTAGAATGGACGCTTTCACTTTATGATGATTTCGATAATAAAGATAATTCAGCACATTAAAGATACTCTATctagaaacaaaacaaaagaaagaATCTTAAAATTAGTCggaaatgtaaagaaaattggCATTAATTCCGTTCTTTTTATGTCTTGGCGAAACCGGTGGCATCACTAATCTGTATTTGGTCGATATTGCGTTTGAAACGTCAttaaagaagaattatttgtcaTAACATCGTTGCTAACAACTACAAAGGGTACAGATATTTGTACGGCTATTAAAAATTCGCTTGCTgggaatgaaattgatttgaaaaaaaattgaattttctcaataatcacgaagtcaaaattatttgacggCACTATCTCGACGGTCTATGAgctcattaaatattttttagaaaaaaatgacacGTTGACACATAAATATTCGCCATCCCTGCACTAAATAATTGGTAATAACTGTGTAAAATTCTTCTATATCAtgatatctattatttttacttttatttattttttatattgcaatatattagataattttataatatacacacCCTAATTCTTCATCGGCAGCAATATCTCGATTTGCAAAGAATGCTATTCTTGGAAAATGTAGATCTTGGTGATCTATAAACACTCGTACTGGCAAAAGATTTGGAGAACAATGATGATTAATAAAACGAGCTAAATTACCATATTTTCTAGCATCAATACAGTAAGTTTCACCTTCCTAAATTTagtgtgaaaaattaaaaaacaaaattttatttatgattacatAATATAGTGCCCAAAGAcatgatatatattattaatcaaaGGTAGATACAAGAAGAGAGGATCTCCCCTTATACCATTTAGTACATGCACCGAGCGTCAAACGATTTAAagtgtgccaacatctgaggtaattgcttgggtcaaatCCATCATGTCGAAACAAAGTGTTGTTTTCATAATTGTCATTTTAGattcatttttcaaacatttgatatgaaaatttgacattcattGTATGCTTTTtctgataaatgtccctatattcaatgtacatttttttgataaatatcaatatattcttttaataaatgtattttttttataagtgttTTTAACTGACCCAAGCAATTAGCACTCCTCAGATGTTGACACACCTCTCACTGTACGAGAAGATAGGCGGTACTCATTATATgtaccatgaaggttatagaacaggagaaagatcgctatgtactaaagcattagcgtacctgtccctaaaaatttgtagaatttatagttcatttttaagccaccagctgcgctgtcatcaagaagtagtatctgtgaagttagctgttgttgatagcataatgtacaaattgatatatcatttgaaattagcgcacaacagcccgcttttattgatactacgtattgatcgcagcgcctcacttattttatccatatttcggggacaatattttctatagcgatcgttctcctgccTATATGCTTCATGATATGTACTTAATGGTCTAAGGATCTCCCTTACTAGGCgttgctttatttatttttttgcattattttattaataataaagcaTGAAGCTAATATTCTCAAACAATACTCTGTATCCACACTTGTTAATAGTAACTAAATAaactaagcaaaatattttaaaaataagtattattaagAAGTAACAAAATTTGGAAATGCTTTAAGAGagattttaaagtattttatcgtttatttattaaatccataaattttaaatattgagatgaaacaaataaatgacTATTTgacagtataaaaaatattgttatagttAATGATATTTGCAAAGATTGTGGGTTTCAAATTCTATTTGCCATAGtatggtaaaaatataatagattattatttatttaaaaaaccccgaaacaaatttaaattttttagcggTTGTCACGTGATTGTAAACGGTTTGGATTGACTGTTGTTGTGacgaaataaaactttattaaagattaaagttgttcaaaaaaacttgaataaaatataatttttggttcAGCTGTAAATAGCCTGATAATAAGCCTTTTGGGTTTTCCAACTAAGAGATACTCTTTCTAGCGTTTATAAGAGCCCATATCTTCGATAAACActtgttcaattttttgttttcaaggaatcaaaattgaattgttttttttaaatctaaataattatcaaaaaatttcaaaaattaaaaaagtaatgcTTTGTACtgtcaaaaattggaaaaaataattatatgacataaattgataataattttcaatttttgttattatatactTCTATGTTgttaaagatatattttgattaaaaaaaaatgtaggtatttgatcttaaataaaatttaaaataaataataaaagtgattTACTTGGCCAGAcgcaaaaaatttagtaaacaaaaaacagCTGTTTTATCGGAGAATGATTGGtacaagaacatatatataagTACGTGAAACTCGAGTAGAGATGGTAGCAGGAAAAAAGACGCCTTTCTGGGGAGGTCTATTCCTCGGTCGTtacgtactttgtactgcgcatcaggctgtcttttgttttcaatctattgaaagtgattgaaaacaattgaaattgttttcaatcattTAGACAGCTCGATGcacagtacaaagtacgcatcGACCGATGACTAGACCCCACCCAAATAGGCTACGTAAATTCAGCCACGGGCGCTTATAGCTCGGCAAAGGAGATTGACGTGAAATCTTAATTGAAAAACCAAATACAAGACATGAAAATTTAGAAATCTctcttaattcaaatttaaaagtttactaATCTATGTTTTAGTCGTACTTgagttacataaaatttaacaggtttcattttaacttgcccaattaaaaattttcctttatatAAAATCACTCATAATATCCAATACACATGggtctaaaaataattactaaatgaaaacaaacaattagctgagttaattgttgaaatatcatgtatagactgacagtgttgattatgcaatcgtttgttatttatgtcatgtaagtaaagaaaaatagtcactcttacacactaactaataagagtatctttcttattACTTCCACAATGTACatcgtaataaacaaacacatacatataaacaacatgtctaatttaatataatatatatatatatacatactatatttgTTATAACCTAaatgcgccctcacgggtaaatagtgatgtttactaaaaaatgtttcaaacaaaagttgcttatttttttataacaaacaccttttacctttaaacttttattctatctctaacggtttactacagacccaagacccaattgccctatgttctcatttacgaactttttacgtattgagtacgctataaaaatttcagctcaatatctcctcttttcgtttttgagtttcaTGTTCACAAACGGACAGGTAGACAgtcggaaatggaataattacgtgatttttgaacacgtataccaaaattttgatcgtggcatcaatgtttttaagtgttacaaacttgggataaaacttagtataccttgaaatatttcatagattttaatattgaaaaaacaaatccaGTAGTCTACATAACGGCTTCAACAGTGACCCATTAAAAAACCAGACCGGTACAATGTTTTTACCGTGGTGACACCAATTAAGTGCGTTTGTATGTCTTTGTGATTGTGGGAAAGTACTGAGTCTATCCACTTAGCAGTGGTGTTGCTTGAACCTTTATTTCTCACAGCTTCCATTAAGATCAATTTCTTTACCTTCTAGGACTTTTTCGACGCTATTTATGAGATACACCAGTTTTGTGGATTTCCATTGTGAAGAAGcactttgttatttttttgaatgaatgcTGTTTTAGCACTCCATCTACAAAAtgccaatttataattttttccatagtttttaataataacgcCTGtcagtgtatttattttaatatttacaacgaGTTTCtgaaattatgtttttgtaatCACTTTTTTGGTACATTGCGGTAATACAATGATAGATAACCTTTACCAATCCAAGTGTATAATGATTTTCGAGTAACCTCTTCATAAAAAacgtcttaaaaattttattagtcgTGTGGTTTGTTACCAGACATTTCTCGCCAAGCATTTGGAGTGGGTGTTGCATTTAAGAGAACATTTGATAATTGTAATATCTTGATAACAGTTTATTTTCGACTCTCGATCCATATGGTCATATAGTCAAATTTGTTGGACCTTTTTGAAGAGAGATGaatgtgatcattttttggACAAATATCATAGTCTGGATCAAAAGTCTCAATTGCACGAATCAAAGACCGATAATGAACCAACGTTTTCTAATTACTTGTAgtacatacatttaaattttcaatattgaaaGAGAGCGACGGAATTCACGTATATTAAAGTGGGATCTGCATCCGCTAAATTTCATGTACTCTTGTCGCTGCTCGGCTATTGTTAACGCCATCGTTATTGTAAACATACCtatacatttcattttttcaacttataCCAATTGGTAGATATTGGTTGAGAGAAGAGAATAAATTGACGCGGgtaactatttaataaaaattgataaatgaacGAAAACCCTTTTGATTTACAAGCACGACTAAATTAGAACATAGATaagacaaaacaaaacaaaatatttacttttgttaaaataccataacCAATTGTACATACACGACTATCCAAATCAAATAAATAGCTGTCATCTTCACGTTGATCTGCTTCtaaatctgataaaatttcTCCAATATATTCACACACATATGTACCACGTTTAATAAATCGTAAAGTTTTTACACCCCAtccttttgtttttgttctaaATATTTGAAACCGTTGTGTTAAACCTTTTTGGACAACACGGTTTTTACACGTTATTGTATTACAGGAACACATTTGATTACATTCAAATATCATTGGTGGATctggataaaaaaacaaaatatattaataatattgttaatataatttacaCCGAAAAACTCATGGAccagtataaaaatttagacTAAAAAAAGATTCGAGATTCTAAACTAGACACCACTCTCTTCAATTATTAGGAGCCttccaaaaaacaattttataaaaactttattttgaattataacaatttgaatgtgtttttaataaattcgccttaaaatatataaaaatatattattatgccTGTAAGCCtttcagaatttttatttctgttttgaATTCTTTATCATTGATGTAAACGGCAATCAGATTCAAtttgctaatttaaaaaaaaaatgttgaatcgttatttttcaaaaagaatttttttttaaaacgaagaCTTTTGATCTATCCtagtaattgtaaattattagaaaataggAACGATTCGATAATATTAggctcttttaaatttttaaggtatattatatatagataaaaaatcacTTTAGTTTACTATTCATTctgattcaaattttgaatggatttgtaaaaaattgaatcgaAATCGCCAAATTTCCGatacatttcaatatttaatatttttaagctcttTTAATAGGGAGATATTTTTAAACACAGCCTTTAGTGATGAGgttaccctggtggaaaaaatatttgaagaaagaataagtctttaTAAGTCTTAAAAACTCTGAAAATGACTTAGGAACTCTGAATTTCTCATCGTTTTTTGACTGTCTAATTCAGACTTAATAaatctgaataactctgaattagattgtccaaaaacgttgaaaaattcagagttattcagagtttctATGACTTTTTCCGAGTTTTTAtgcttattctttcttcaaatactTTTCCACCAGGGTAGCTGTCGAAAGATAGCTAgacaaattttataacttttttagtGTATTTACATCGAAAGAgaaacaaagaaataaaataatacctaaATAATCAAATTCAGGTAACAATCTTTCTTGATCATCGTACCAACATCTCAGCGATATGTTGTTACACTGACAAGATGGTGTTCCACATTTATCCTCACATCGACAGAATTGTAATGTTGTCACTTTTCTATCAATTCTTATATCTGCAGTAATACAATTTtctgttatataaataaaatcggaAGGCTTTGGTTCGTCATCACAAGAGTTAATACACTGAATAGGATTTAATTCTTTGCCATTAGATATATcactgaaattaattaaaataatttttttaatactatgattcaagaaataaaaaaggtgGATTCAGACGTATTTGATAATCATCCAAACTCATTTaagccattttttttatttggaagtAGAATTTCAGTATTCTACctttaatcagtttttaattAGCATGCGTTAACTTTCTATCAAACGGCAAACCGCTTCCATCGATTAAATACGTGAATAAatgtcataattatttttaattgcatgCACCTTTCTTCCCGAAACATTTTACTTACTATGCTAAAACTGGATCTTTAGATGGAACATTTGAAAACATGGCTCGTAATTGTATATTTAACGATATTATATCTCTacacttttgtgatttttcacCACAACAATCCAGTGGTGTTTCACCATCAGAATTGACATAATCTGGTATTGCTTTGTGAGCTAACAAGATAATTATACAGTCATATCGATCTTGACGTGCAGCAATAtgcctaaaaaatatttaaccgtcatataaaaaaattttatgaaattattcaaatacaaattcatagggtttattattaatttgagtttCACACAATGTTTGATCATTAATAGTGCAATTTGTAGATACAGgcaatgtattatataaattatgaaatcattgtgtgaaaactcgaataaataaaatcatgaaaCGATTATAAGTAATTTCGTGAAGGgcgttaaaaaagaaaagaattgCAATGCTTGTACTTTTTGCCAGTCATGTAACTgcataataaacttttaaaagattcgtaaatctttttgttattaaatttggtTAATTAACTAAACGATTTATTTGTATTGTAGACTTTTCAATTTCTGGTATCAATAAGGACACAGAATCAAAGTATTCATCGATTTAAAGACAAATGCCGGCCGCAAACTgtcattgcatttttttaaaggtactGATAAGTTGTcagtaaataaaagtataatagaaaataattttattagttttgtgaatataaaaaatgaacataCAAAGGAGATTCTTTATGAACGTTTTTAGCATTAACGTCAACCCCGAGACTTAATAATAAATCTATTGTTTCGTAATTTCCGCCAAACGCAGCCCAATGCAACGGTACATTATGTTCTAAATCTCTAATTTGTGGATCGGCACCACGCCACAATAAAAATCTTGCAATATCACCATGAGCATGTTCACACGCCCATACTAATGGTGTCCATCCTCCATCAtctttttcatcaataaattgtttatcgTTATTTGACGAAGACACTAATATTTTACATCCGTTTAAAAACCCTATTTTAGCGGCTAAATGTAAAGCAGTCATTCCATCTGGCCCTTTAAACGATATCTTGGcaccatttttaattaagaaatataaCATTTCTTCATGAAATCCAAGTATTGCGTTCATTAACGGGGTTTTTTGACCATTGTTTATAACATTCACAGATGCACCGGCTACTAATAACATATAAGCAGCTATTTTATGACCACCTGTGCATGCTGCATGTAATGCTGTATCACCATCGTGACTGTCAATAGACTGTTGTAAGTCGATTCCACTTGCTAAAAACAAGAAACTCATTTTGAATACGATCAAGATATTATTACGACGCCAAAGCAAAGGTTTAAGGTTATCTAGGTTGAAaacgaattgaaaaattataatttctctaAAAgaggtattttatattttatatttaaatttggtcGATgagaatatagaaaaaattaattttaattttggtgtttcaaatttaaaaaaaaaaaaaagataattctaatGATAATCTAATAAAAAGAAGTTGGTAAAAAATTGGGGGACAAAATATTTGGAGTCTTTTTTGcccaacaaaaaaattcaatgcaaatatctttgaaaatatgGAAAATGCAATAAAAGTTACTAAGAAACAACttaaagaatgaaaatttttctacaaatgGTTATCTGCCATTGTATTTTGaatcattgtaaatttttcttattttgatagaaaaaatcgaaaagcaTAGAATTTAgctaagtaatattttataatactctAATAATCGTATTTTGTAGTAGTAATGGTAGCACTACTTTTTGTAAACACTATCGAAGGCAAAGCTTTCTAAATATCAAGGTATCAAGATAAAACTATGGGGATAAATCTCTTGACTGGCTTATATTTGTTTACCTATGATTTCagataatttttctatatccCCAGTTTCAGCAGCTTCATAAAGATCTTCAGATGTAAACAAAAATCCATTATCGTTTTTGTTTGTgcataattttgaaagttttttgtaattttcattttccaaataatatccATTATCTTCAACCATCTTATATTGATCGTGTTCTATATATTGGATTTTCATTTTTGCAGCAGGGCTAAAAATTAAGAACATTCACAAtactaaaatttacaaaaaaaaattgttataacttACTAATAAGATCTTTGGAATGGTAAAAATGCAAGTTTAATTGAAGATTTCATTATTAATTGTACTTCTTTTTGGTTTTCTATTAATCCACAATGTAAACATTGCAGAGGTCTTTCTTCCAAATGTTGTCCGTCATACGTCACATCGATAATACTAGCACACTCACGGTGATATTGATGACCATTTTTACAGCAAATAAAAGTTccctacaattaaaaaaataactaagtgGAATATgaccatttttaaaatagattttttgttgttgtt from Chrysoperla carnea chromosome 2, inChrCarn1.1, whole genome shotgun sequence includes these protein-coding regions:
- the LOC123292703 gene encoding histone-lysine N-methyltransferase EHMT2-like, whose protein sequence is MNSLDDSNDSDSELIGNNDSIIGEILIQMKSEFNKSVDPSIIKNKIVNNQVTTSESIDTAKDNCLPQESTVTEEFVTKSVTNISTKSIENVENSLDKEVSNNIANGNNQSNETTENGNKTNFVNNTEDKVVHIEQEETVQRKTKTKINNTILSNRNEMHEEENELLTEDKNLTVREKKKEDNIRPRCRSSLRNKLTVENPGLKRSSRRLSKDFGETVLQSAIARKEKSYNETVKPQRLSRRLKPKKLNNTETPPKSPRNKRRNSISEKIKSNDENNSNENISTSLENNSLLPQSNENLSEIISENIDSDIKEKTPPKKNKNVKNLRLPKKNVEAVIDNAILTIENTSNQIESISNETENPSDTIDNKLSPEILENDNAIPLISLSAEAKKPLTRRKTSDSDSKNVLENALPTIVRRRSHRQTTSPQQVDQTDKLPPDQSKSPPAIPQLEGLKTCLCLKRTQIEIEISNENEMFCTAVDSVSGKCIGCNNMADISDIRRPSNRVPFLILCTVHFQRIIRHNCCPGCGMFCTEGTFICCKNGHQYHRECASIIDVTYDGQHLEERPLQCLHCGLIENQKEVQLIMKSSIKLAFLPFQRSYYPAAKMKIQYIEHDQYKMVEDNGYYLENENYKKLSKLCTNKNDNGFLFTSEDLYEAAETGDIEKLSEIIASGIDLQQSIDSHDGDTALHAACTGGHKIAAYMLLVAGASVNVINNGQKTPLMNAILGFHEEMLYFLIKNGAKISFKGPDGMTALHLAAKIGFLNGCKILVSSSNNDKQFIDEKDDGGWTPLVWACEHAHGDIARFLLWRGADPQIRDLEHNVPLHWAAFGGNYETIDLLLSLGVDVNAKNVHKESPLHIAARQDRYDCIIILLAHKAIPDYVNSDGETPLDCCGEKSQKCRDIISLNIQLRAMFSNVPSKDPVLAYDISNGKELNPIQCINSCDDEPKPSDFIYITENCITADIRIDRKVTTLQFCRCEDKCGTPSCQCNNISLRCWYDDQERLLPEFDYLDPPMIFECNQMCSCNTITCKNRVVQKGLTQRFQIFRTKTKGWGVKTLRFIKRGTYVCEYIGEILSDLEADQREDDSYLFDLDSRVCTIGYGILTKEGETYCIDARKYGNLARFINHHCSPNLLPVRVFIDHQDLHFPRIAFFANRDIAADEELGFDYGEKFWIIKCKSFTCTCGASNCRYSDATIESTLKVYQLREEQINLQQQQLLLQLNK